One Panicum virgatum strain AP13 chromosome 9K, P.virgatum_v5, whole genome shotgun sequence genomic region harbors:
- the LOC120646816 gene encoding glutamine synthetase root isozyme 5-like has protein sequence MASLTDLVNLNLSDCTDKIIAEYIWIGGSGIDLRSKARTVKGPITSASQLPKWNYDGSSTGQAPGEDSEVILYPQAIFKDPFRRGDNILVMCDCYTPQGEPIPTNKRYNAAKIFSHPDVAAEVPWYGIEQEYTLLQKDVNWPIGWPVGGYPGPQGPYYCAAGADKAFGRDVVDAHYKACIYAGINISGINGEVMPGQWEFQVGPSVGISAGDEIWVARYILERITEMAGVVLSLDPKPIQGDWNGAGAHTNYSTKSMREPGGYEVIQKAIEKLGKRHAEHIAAYGEGNERRLTGRHETADINTFKWGVANRGASIRVGRDTEKEGKGYFEDRRPASNMDPYVVTGMIAETTILWKGN, from the exons ATGGCCAGCCTCACCGATCTCGTTAACCTCAACCTCAGCGATTGCACCGACAAGATCATCGCCGAGTACATCTG gattggagggtccGGCATAGACCTCAGGAGCAAAGCAAGG ACGGTGAAAGGCCCCATCACCAGTGCGAGCCAGCTCCCAAAATGGAACTACGATGGCTCCAGCACCGGGCAGGCTCCCGGAGAGGACAGCGAAGTCATCCTCTA CCCTCAAGCCATTTTCAAGGACCCGTTCAGGAGGGGTGACAACATCCTT GTGATGTGCGACTGCTACACGCCACAAGGCGAGCCAATCCCCACTAACAAGAGATACAATGCTGCCAAGATCTTCAGCCACCCGGATGTTGCAGCTGAGGTGCCATG GTACGGTATTGAGCAGGAGTACACTCTCCTTCAGAAGGATGTGAACTGGCCCATTGGCTGGCCTGTTGGTGGATACCCTGGTCCCCAG GGACCATACTACTGCGCTGCCGGTGCCGATAAGGCCTTTGGGCGCGACGTCGTGGACGCCCACTACAAGGCCTGCATCTACGCCGGCATCAACATCAGCGGCATCAATGGCGAAGTCATGCCCGGCCAG TGGGAGTTCCAAGTTGGCCCGTCCGTTGGGATCTCTGCCGGCGACGAGATATGGGTTGCCCGCTACATCCTCGAG AGGATCACCGAGATGGCCGGAGTTGTGCTGTCCCTCGACCCGAAGCCAATCCAG GGTGACTggaacggcgccggcgcccacaCCAACTACAGCACCAAGTCGATGAGGGAGCCCGGCGGCTACGAGGTGATCCAGAAGGCGATCGAGAAGCTGGGGAAGAGGCACGCGGAGCACATCGCGGCGTACGGCGAGGGCAACGAGCGCCGCCTCACGGGCCGCCACGAGACCGCCGACATCAACACCTTCAAATGG GGCGTGGCGAACCGCGGCGCGTCCATCCGCGTGGGGCGCGACACGGAGAAGGAGGGCAAGGGCTACTTCGAGGACCGCAGGCCGGCCTCCAACATGGACCCCTACGTCGTCACCGGCATGATCGCCGAGACCACCATCCTGTGGAAGGGAAACTGA